The proteins below come from a single bacterium HR17 genomic window:
- the yraA gene encoding Putative cysteine protease YraA has translation MERLKGCRVAVLVEDLYENLELWYPTLRLREEGAEVVLVGPKAGETYRSKEGYPAKADRAADEVNADEFDAVIVPGGYGPDRMRRHAAMVKLVRDAFEKGKVVAAICHAGWMLVEADIVRGRTVTSFWSIRTDMVNAGAHWVDREVVRDGNIITSRVPDDLPAFLREIINALVEARSAVGVSG, from the coding sequence ATGGAACGGTTGAAAGGTTGTCGTGTCGCCGTGCTCGTTGAGGACCTTTACGAAAACTTGGAGCTTTGGTACCCCACGCTGCGGTTGCGGGAGGAAGGGGCTGAGGTGGTGCTCGTCGGACCGAAGGCAGGCGAAACTTACCGAAGCAAAGAGGGCTACCCTGCGAAAGCAGACCGTGCCGCTGACGAGGTCAATGCCGACGAGTTTGACGCCGTGATTGTGCCTGGCGGCTATGGACCCGACCGAATGCGCCGCCACGCGGCGATGGTCAAACTGGTCCGTGACGCCTTTGAGAAGGGCAAGGTCGTCGCCGCCATCTGCCATGCCGGTTGGATGCTGGTGGAAGCCGATATCGTGCGGGGACGCACCGTCACGAGTTTTTGGTCCATCAGGACTGACATGGTGAACGCTGGCGCCCATTGGGTGGACCGCGAAGTCGTGCGGGACGGCAACATCATCACCTCCCGCGTCCCCGATGACTTGCCGGCGTTTTTGCGCGAGATCATCAACGCCCTTGTTGAAGCCCGCAGCGCGGTCGGCGTTAGCGGTTGA
- the citB gene encoding Aconitate hydratase A, with translation MTAHCDVFGAKGTLTVNGAAVTIYRLQRLQELGVADIARLPYSIRVLLENLLRHCDGYLVTEDDVQVLANWRPQPPDREIAFMPARVLLQDFTGVPCVVDLAAMRNAVARLGGDPRKINPLVPVDLVIDHSVQVDYFGTANAFLLNVAKEYERNAERYALLRWAQQAFQNFRVVPPGTGIVHQVNLEYLAKVVQTRRDTSGATVAFPDTLVGTDSHTTMVNGLGVLGWGVGGIEAEAVMLGQPYHMRIPEVIGVRLVGEFPEGVTATDLVLTVTHLLRKKGVVDKFVEFFGPSLKRLSLPDRATIANMAPEYGATCGFFPVDDETLAYLRLTGRSADHIALVERYCKEQGLFYDETVEPVYSDVLEVDLAQLEPTLAGPRRPHDMVRLKEVGRQFWEALPTMLPKGVTAPAAKAPANLQAALQRLETESTTVTTAERLAEHLPGERHQVWVSVDSLQFALQHGSVVIAAITSCTNTSNPTVMVGAGLLARNAVKKGLQVKPWVKTSLAPGSAVVVDYLENAGLLPYLEALRFHLVGFGCTTCIGNSGPLPEPIANAIKEHGLVTVAVLSGNRNFEARIHPLVRANYLASPMLVVAYALAGRIDVDFETEPLGFTPNGEPVYLRDIWPSMDEIRQTIHKALKPEMFVARYAKVFEGDERWQKLPVPQGDLFVFDPASTYIKEPTFFADFTLEPPPLQDIKGARVLAVLGDSITTDHISPAGSIPVDSPAGRYLIERGVDPKDFNTYGARRGNHEVMMRGTFANVRLRNLLTPDREGGWTIYFGDEGHGTRDRAIMTIYEAAMRYKERGVPLLVIAGKEYGSGSSRDWAAKGPALLGVKAVIAETFERIHRSNLVGMGVLPLQFKQGENRETLGLTGEEVFDIEGIAEGLHPRKPLTVRARKPDGTEITFTVIARLDTPVEVDYYCHGGILPYVLRKLLRS, from the coding sequence ATGACAGCGCACTGCGATGTTTTCGGGGCTAAAGGCACGCTGACAGTGAACGGCGCAGCGGTGACGATTTACCGCCTGCAACGCTTGCAGGAGTTGGGCGTTGCCGACATCGCCCGCCTGCCCTATTCTATCCGCGTCTTGCTGGAAAACTTGCTGCGCCACTGTGACGGCTACCTCGTTACCGAGGACGATGTTCAGGTGTTGGCGAACTGGCGACCGCAGCCGCCTGACCGTGAAATCGCCTTCATGCCCGCCCGCGTTTTGTTGCAGGACTTCACGGGTGTCCCGTGCGTCGTAGACTTGGCGGCGATGCGCAACGCCGTCGCGCGGCTCGGCGGCGACCCCCGAAAAATTAACCCGCTCGTGCCCGTTGATTTGGTCATTGACCACTCGGTGCAAGTGGACTATTTTGGGACGGCAAACGCTTTCCTACTCAATGTGGCGAAGGAGTATGAGCGCAACGCCGAACGCTACGCGTTGCTGCGGTGGGCACAACAAGCCTTCCAAAATTTCCGGGTCGTTCCGCCGGGCACAGGCATCGTCCATCAGGTCAACTTGGAGTATCTGGCGAAGGTCGTGCAAACGCGACGGGACACAAGTGGCGCAACCGTGGCGTTTCCGGACACATTGGTCGGCACGGATTCGCATACGACGATGGTCAACGGGTTAGGGGTCTTGGGCTGGGGCGTCGGAGGCATTGAAGCGGAAGCCGTCATGCTCGGTCAGCCCTACCACATGCGCATCCCTGAGGTCATCGGCGTGCGGTTGGTCGGCGAATTCCCCGAAGGTGTGACGGCGACAGATTTGGTCTTGACGGTCACGCACCTGTTGCGTAAAAAGGGTGTCGTGGACAAGTTCGTAGAGTTTTTCGGACCGAGTTTAAAGCGGCTGAGTTTGCCCGACCGTGCCACCATCGCCAACATGGCGCCCGAATACGGTGCGACCTGCGGCTTCTTCCCGGTCGACGACGAAACGCTTGCCTATTTGCGTCTGACTGGGCGCTCGGCAGACCACATCGCATTGGTGGAGCGTTACTGCAAAGAACAGGGCTTGTTCTACGACGAAACGGTTGAGCCGGTTTACAGCGATGTGCTGGAAGTGGACTTGGCGCAGTTGGAGCCGACGCTAGCGGGACCGCGCCGCCCGCACGACATGGTGCGGCTAAAAGAAGTCGGGCGGCAATTTTGGGAGGCGCTGCCGACGATGCTGCCCAAGGGCGTAACAGCGCCTGCCGCTAAGGCACCAGCCAACCTGCAGGCGGCGCTGCAGCGCTTAGAGACGGAAAGCACCACGGTCACAACTGCGGAGCGTCTCGCTGAACACCTCCCAGGGGAGCGCCACCAAGTTTGGGTGAGTGTGGACAGCCTGCAATTTGCCCTGCAGCACGGTAGCGTCGTCATCGCCGCCATCACCAGTTGCACCAACACCTCCAACCCGACGGTCATGGTCGGCGCGGGATTGTTGGCGCGCAACGCCGTCAAAAAAGGGCTACAAGTGAAGCCGTGGGTGAAGACGAGTTTGGCGCCCGGTTCCGCTGTCGTCGTGGACTACCTTGAAAACGCCGGTTTGCTGCCTTACTTGGAAGCGCTCCGATTTCACCTCGTCGGCTTCGGCTGCACGACTTGCATCGGCAATAGCGGTCCGTTACCTGAACCGATCGCCAACGCCATCAAAGAGCATGGGTTGGTCACGGTCGCGGTGCTCAGCGGCAACCGCAACTTTGAGGCGCGCATCCACCCGCTTGTGCGCGCCAACTATTTGGCGTCGCCGATGCTGGTCGTCGCCTACGCGTTAGCGGGGCGCATTGATGTGGACTTTGAGACGGAACCGCTCGGGTTCACGCCCAACGGCGAGCCCGTTTACTTGCGGGACATTTGGCCGAGCATGGACGAAATCCGTCAGACCATTCACAAAGCCCTCAAACCTGAGATGTTCGTCGCCCGTTACGCCAAAGTCTTTGAGGGCGATGAGCGGTGGCAAAAGTTGCCCGTGCCCCAAGGCGACTTGTTTGTTTTTGACCCGGCGTCCACTTACATCAAAGAGCCCACCTTCTTTGCCGACTTCACCCTTGAACCGCCCCCGCTGCAGGACATCAAAGGTGCCCGCGTGTTGGCGGTGCTGGGCGACAGCATCACGACCGACCACATTTCGCCTGCCGGCAGCATCCCCGTGGACAGCCCGGCAGGACGCTACTTGATAGAGCGGGGCGTTGACCCCAAAGACTTCAACACCTACGGCGCGCGCCGGGGCAACCACGAGGTGATGATGCGGGGCACTTTCGCCAATGTGCGATTGCGCAACCTGCTGACGCCCGACCGCGAAGGGGGATGGACCATTTACTTCGGAGACGAGGGGCATGGGACACGAGACCGAGCGATTATGACGATCTACGAGGCGGCAATGCGCTACAAGGAGCGGGGCGTGCCCCTGCTGGTCATCGCAGGCAAAGAATACGGTAGCGGCAGTTCACGCGATTGGGCGGCGAAAGGACCAGCGCTGTTAGGCGTGAAAGCCGTTATCGCCGAAACTTTTGAGCGCATCCATCGCAGCAACCTCGTCGGCATGGGTGTTTTGCCGCTGCAGTTCAAACAGGGCGAAAACCGTGAGACGCTGGGCTTGACGGGCGAAGAGGTCTTTGACATTGAGGGTATCGCTGAAGGGTTGCACCCTCGCAAACCGCTGACGGTCCGCGCCCGCAAGCCCGACGGCACTGAAATCACCTTCACCGTTATCGCCCGCCTTGACACACCTGTTGAAGTGGATTACTACTGTCACGGTGGCATCTTGCCTTATGTCCTGCGGAAACTTTTACGGTCGTGA
- the mshD_1 gene encoding Mycothiol acetyltransferase, with the protein MDKAAATTEPPFVIRVGRRDDLSQLVEVYRSGYEGLEEYAETDDDDIRDYLNWLYEGDPNGFWVAEANGELIGFVSVHSDWWDRRYQRRTAEIHELVVRKDWQSRGVGRALMMAALDYARAQGDDYASLWVGEGNTKAREWYRRLGFEEVGKGWGIWVRMVKKLRDNL; encoded by the coding sequence ATGGACAAGGCGGCAGCAACGACGGAACCGCCGTTCGTTATTCGCGTGGGGCGCCGAGACGACCTCTCCCAATTGGTAGAGGTTTATCGGTCGGGCTACGAAGGGTTGGAAGAATACGCCGAGACGGACGATGACGACATTCGGGACTACTTAAATTGGCTCTATGAAGGTGACCCCAATGGTTTTTGGGTAGCGGAAGCGAACGGCGAACTGATCGGCTTCGTCAGCGTCCACAGCGATTGGTGGGATCGCCGCTATCAACGACGCACCGCTGAAATCCATGAGTTAGTCGTCCGCAAGGATTGGCAAAGTCGTGGTGTCGGGCGCGCCTTGATGATGGCAGCGCTGGATTATGCCCGCGCCCAAGGCGACGATTACGCCAGTTTGTGGGTTGGTGAGGGCAACACGAAAGCCCGCGAGTGGTACCGCCGCTTGGGCTTTGAGGAAGTCGGCAAAGGATGGGGCATTTGGGTGCGTATGGTCAAAAAGTTGCGCGACAACCTGTAA
- the lspA gene encoding Lipoprotein signal peptidase, which produces MSQRRYRCWFLVTAALTLAVDQASKVLVRAALPLGAQVPIVPGVLYLTHTENPGAAFGLFPNATAFLTVTALLACAIFLWLGKRGFDHHRVAVAFGMMLGGALGNLTDRLRQGAVTDFVDLKVWPVFNFADVALTVGAALVLWWSWRNDAPSTDAVTLTQVGGNADAPTQADDR; this is translated from the coding sequence GTGAGTCAGAGGCGCTACCGGTGTTGGTTTCTCGTCACTGCAGCCCTGACCTTAGCAGTGGACCAAGCCAGCAAGGTGTTGGTGCGTGCGGCGTTGCCTTTGGGTGCGCAAGTGCCGATCGTGCCCGGCGTGCTGTATTTGACCCACACGGAGAACCCCGGCGCCGCGTTTGGACTGTTCCCCAACGCGACGGCGTTTTTGACGGTGACGGCGCTTCTCGCTTGTGCCATTTTTCTCTGGTTGGGCAAGCGGGGGTTTGACCACCACCGCGTTGCCGTCGCCTTTGGCATGATGTTAGGCGGGGCATTGGGTAACCTGACAGACCGATTGCGCCAGGGCGCTGTGACGGATTTCGTTGACCTGAAAGTGTGGCCGGTGTTCAACTTTGCAGATGTCGCCTTGACCGTCGGGGCAGCGTTGGTGCTGTGGTGGAGTTGGCGGAACGACGCACCTTCAACGGACGCCGTAACCCTCACACAAGTCGGAGGTAACGCCGATGCGCCGACTCAAGCCGATGACCGTTGA
- the bigR gene encoding Biofilm growth-associated repressor produces the protein MRRLKPMTVDECAEFLRALSDRIRLKIIALLFDREWSVTELAHHLGLSQPHLSHHLGVLRSVGIVETRREGKRIFYRLSPTFRERAESGEEINLGCCSLRFNLRAPAQWVELD, from the coding sequence ATGCGCCGACTCAAGCCGATGACCGTTGACGAATGCGCTGAATTTCTGCGAGCGCTCAGCGACCGCATTCGGCTCAAAATCATTGCTCTGCTCTTTGACCGCGAATGGAGCGTCACCGAGTTGGCGCACCACTTGGGGTTAAGCCAGCCCCACCTGTCGCATCATCTCGGTGTCTTGCGGTCCGTCGGCATCGTGGAAACGCGTCGGGAAGGCAAACGCATCTTTTATCGGCTTAGCCCGACCTTCCGTGAACGAGCGGAGAGCGGCGAAGAAATCAACCTCGGTTGCTGTTCCCTGCGCTTCAATCTGCGTGCCCCGGCGCAATGGGTGGAACTGGATTGA
- the cyaA_1 gene encoding Adenylate cyclase 1 has translation MHSWGKPVGLCLVTAALCWIALTFTPVYWLSVRVTDGLLRWAPVRSDPRIVIVTIDDSTLQALGRFPLDRKVYAAMLDRLRRAGAKVVAFDILFVEPSPSDGVLAEAMRRFGKVVLGVGLTANRDDTQPLPPRFLLSVTPLPAGLPITPTVVMPPLALVNACTLLGFVTPFPDADGVCRRFPAALRWTDKGPRALPSLGVATWALWSGKSPVRLPGGTAGGVTVVVPRSTKPVAFPALPLIRVVRGDFAPHTVRDKVVLVGLTAAGLSDRLPTATDPLAFGVEIHAAVVNTLLSGRALIIADEPVQAVLMLVIGGVFGLAGIGRHPQRCLYTFAGLAGGGALVVVCLTLLGIVVPPLPLIVATWGCFTVVIAWLVTEHWRVYEHLSPYLPYPFADALAQMPEQFAAGERREISVLFCDIRNFTRVSAGLTPYEVVNLLDAYFNRMTEIVNLYGGMVDKFLGDGIMVLFGVRPDQFDHAERAVVCACHMLEELDSLQQEWQRVTGEPLRIGIGVHTGVAIVGVIGSTQRKEFTALGATVNLAQRLEQLTKDLKAALIVSADTYQRVADLVDAEPISGVTVRGFEDTPMIVYRVSGLKPEMRHLRAQFWVTAP, from the coding sequence ATGCACTCGTGGGGCAAGCCGGTGGGGTTGTGCTTAGTAACAGCGGCGCTTTGCTGGATAGCGCTCACTTTCACGCCTGTTTATTGGCTTAGCGTGCGGGTGACGGACGGGCTCTTGCGCTGGGCGCCGGTGCGTTCCGACCCGCGCATCGTTATCGTCACCATAGACGACAGCACCCTGCAAGCGTTGGGGCGGTTCCCGCTTGACCGCAAAGTTTACGCCGCGATGTTGGACCGGTTGCGCCGCGCCGGCGCGAAGGTGGTCGCCTTTGACATCCTTTTTGTGGAGCCGTCCCCTTCCGACGGCGTGTTAGCAGAGGCGATGCGTCGGTTTGGCAAGGTAGTTTTAGGAGTCGGGTTAACCGCCAACCGCGACGACACACAACCGTTGCCCCCCCGCTTTTTGCTCTCGGTGACACCTTTGCCTGCAGGGTTACCGATAACGCCCACTGTCGTAATGCCGCCGTTGGCGTTGGTAAACGCCTGCACCTTGCTGGGGTTCGTAACGCCCTTCCCTGACGCAGATGGCGTCTGCCGTCGTTTTCCTGCCGCCTTGCGATGGACGGACAAGGGTCCTCGTGCGCTCCCCTCTTTGGGCGTGGCGACATGGGCGCTATGGAGCGGTAAGTCGCCTGTTCGCTTGCCTGGTGGCACCGCCGGCGGCGTTACAGTTGTCGTGCCCCGCTCAACAAAACCGGTAGCGTTTCCTGCCCTTCCCCTCATACGCGTCGTGCGAGGCGATTTTGCCCCCCACACCGTGCGGGACAAAGTCGTTTTGGTCGGACTGACAGCCGCCGGCCTCTCTGATCGGTTGCCGACAGCCACTGATCCGTTAGCGTTCGGGGTAGAAATCCATGCCGCTGTTGTCAACACCCTCCTAAGCGGGCGCGCGCTGATCATCGCGGACGAGCCCGTGCAAGCGGTGCTGATGTTGGTCATCGGCGGCGTGTTCGGTTTAGCGGGTATCGGTCGCCACCCGCAGCGTTGCCTTTACACCTTCGCCGGTCTCGCTGGGGGTGGGGCGCTGGTCGTCGTCTGCCTGACGCTGCTGGGCATTGTGGTGCCACCGTTACCGCTGATCGTAGCGACTTGGGGGTGCTTTACCGTCGTCATCGCCTGGCTGGTCACCGAACACTGGCGCGTTTACGAGCACCTTAGCCCTTACCTACCCTATCCTTTCGCTGACGCCTTAGCACAAATGCCCGAACAGTTTGCGGCAGGCGAGCGGCGTGAAATTTCCGTTCTCTTTTGCGACATCCGGAACTTCACGCGGGTATCGGCAGGGTTGACACCTTACGAAGTCGTGAACCTGCTGGACGCCTACTTCAACCGCATGACAGAGATCGTCAACCTTTACGGGGGCATGGTAGACAAGTTTTTGGGCGACGGGATAATGGTGCTCTTTGGCGTGCGCCCTGACCAATTTGACCATGCCGAGCGGGCGGTCGTTTGCGCCTGCCACATGTTGGAGGAACTGGACAGCCTCCAGCAGGAGTGGCAACGGGTGACGGGCGAACCCTTGCGCATTGGCATCGGCGTTCACACGGGCGTTGCCATCGTCGGCGTCATCGGTTCCACACAGCGGAAAGAGTTCACTGCGTTGGGCGCGACAGTTAACCTCGCCCAGCGTTTGGAGCAACTGACAAAGGACCTCAAAGCCGCCCTAATCGTCAGTGCCGACACTTACCAGCGGGTCGCCGATTTGGTGGACGCCGAGCCCATTTCGGGCGTGACGGTGCGGGGGTTTGAGGACACGCCGATGATTGTGTATCGGGTCAGCGGGCTGAAGCCCGAAATGCGTCACTTGCGTGCCCAATTTTGGGTGACGGCGCCATAG
- a CDS encoding 6-phosphogluconate dehydrogenase, NAD(+)-dependent, decarboxylating translates to MAKAQFGCIGLGGMGSEIVRNLLGKGVSVVVFNRTRAKTDEMVREGALGAYSLAEFVAALERPRLVWLMLTAGKPVDEALFGGGAFGDGLIAHLDKGDIVIDGGNSYFRDSIRRHAKLQEAGIRFLDCGTSGGLEGARNGPCLMVGGDAETFQLAEPLFQLLTRNGGGYAHVGPAGAGHFVKMVHNAIEYAMLQAIGEGFELLAQGGKGEDGQPLYRFDLRQVAELWCKGSVIRGWLMELAAQAFAKDPRLESIRGVVGGGSTGRWAIDEAWDAQVPFIVIAMSYALRHRSRQPDSFASKVVAALRNEFGGHAVVKVS, encoded by the coding sequence ATGGCGAAAGCGCAGTTTGGCTGCATCGGGTTAGGCGGCATGGGCAGCGAGATTGTGCGCAACTTGCTGGGCAAAGGCGTTTCGGTCGTGGTGTTCAACCGCACCCGCGCCAAAACGGATGAAATGGTGCGAGAGGGCGCCCTCGGCGCTTACTCGTTGGCGGAATTCGTCGCAGCGTTGGAGCGTCCGCGCCTCGTTTGGTTGATGCTGACAGCGGGCAAGCCAGTGGACGAAGCGCTTTTTGGTGGCGGCGCGTTCGGCGACGGGTTGATTGCGCATCTTGACAAAGGTGACATCGTGATTGACGGCGGCAATTCCTATTTCCGCGACAGCATCCGCAGGCACGCCAAGTTGCAGGAGGCAGGCATCCGCTTTTTGGACTGCGGCACCAGCGGCGGGTTGGAAGGGGCGCGCAACGGTCCGTGCCTGATGGTCGGTGGCGACGCAGAAACTTTTCAGTTGGCGGAGCCCCTTTTTCAGTTGCTCACCCGCAACGGGGGCGGTTACGCCCATGTCGGTCCGGCAGGCGCGGGGCATTTCGTCAAGATGGTGCATAACGCCATTGAGTATGCGATGCTACAAGCCATCGGCGAGGGCTTTGAGTTGCTGGCGCAGGGGGGCAAAGGCGAGGACGGGCAACCGCTGTATCGTTTTGACCTACGGCAGGTCGCCGAACTGTGGTGCAAAGGCAGCGTCATTCGGGGTTGGCTGATGGAACTGGCGGCACAAGCCTTCGCCAAAGACCCGCGACTGGAAAGCATCAGAGGCGTCGTCGGGGGTGGGTCAACGGGGCGCTGGGCGATTGATGAAGCATGGGACGCCCAAGTGCCCTTCATCGTCATCGCTATGAGTTACGCCTTGCGCCATCGGTCGCGCCAGCCAGACAGTTTCGCGAGCAAGGTCGTCGCCGCGCTGCGCAATGAGTTTGGTGGGCACGCAGTCGTTAAAGTCTCGTGA
- the rlmI_1 gene encoding Ribosomal RNA large subunit methyltransferase I — protein sequence MDGRWVKLQPGKDKKVRHFYPFVFRDELAGVGPQVNDGDLVRLLDTDGRFVAWGTYSATSRIAFRTLTLNDEPIDRAFFVARLQAAWQRRQPLMTVTNAFRVVHAEADFLPGLIVDRYADTVVVQVRTLAMERLKPLWLEPLVELFRPQGVLERSDMEGRREEGLPPVKQVLYGTVPPRVDIVEHGLRFLVDVWDGLKTGFYLDQRDNRKLMQTLVRPGERFLDLFAYTGAFAIYAAKTGAESVAVEQRPSAIAVGQEQARFNGVTVAFRCGNVFDELPRFFAEGARFDAVVIDPPAIAKSKRELDSLKWAIWKLVHGVLPLLNDGGRMLVCTCTYHMDWTTLMEAVRLAASDRRVPLRVLMQTTQSLDHPVRLHLPESQYLRCLLLQRD from the coding sequence ATGGACGGGCGCTGGGTCAAACTGCAGCCGGGCAAGGACAAAAAGGTGCGCCACTTTTACCCCTTCGTTTTCCGCGACGAACTCGCGGGCGTCGGACCGCAAGTTAACGACGGCGATCTCGTGCGGTTGCTGGACACTGACGGACGGTTCGTCGCGTGGGGCACCTACTCAGCGACATCGCGTATCGCCTTCCGCACTTTGACACTGAACGACGAACCGATTGACCGCGCCTTTTTCGTCGCCCGCCTGCAGGCGGCGTGGCAACGCCGTCAACCGTTGATGACGGTCACCAACGCCTTCCGCGTCGTCCACGCTGAAGCCGATTTTTTGCCGGGTTTGATCGTGGACCGCTACGCTGATACCGTTGTCGTGCAGGTGCGAACGCTGGCGATGGAACGCCTCAAGCCGCTTTGGTTGGAACCGCTTGTTGAGCTGTTCCGCCCCCAAGGCGTGTTGGAACGCAGCGACATGGAAGGGCGTCGCGAAGAGGGGCTGCCACCCGTCAAGCAAGTGCTCTACGGCACAGTGCCTCCACGCGTGGACATCGTTGAGCATGGCTTGCGCTTTCTCGTGGATGTATGGGACGGCTTGAAGACGGGCTTTTACCTTGACCAACGCGACAACCGCAAGTTGATGCAAACGCTGGTGCGCCCCGGTGAACGGTTTTTGGACTTGTTCGCCTACACGGGCGCTTTCGCCATTTACGCCGCCAAAACGGGCGCTGAGAGCGTTGCGGTGGAGCAACGACCGTCCGCAATCGCTGTGGGGCAAGAGCAAGCACGCTTCAACGGCGTCACCGTCGCTTTCCGGTGCGGCAATGTGTTTGACGAACTGCCCCGCTTTTTCGCCGAAGGGGCTCGCTTTGACGCCGTCGTCATTGACCCGCCCGCTATCGCTAAAAGCAAACGAGAATTGGACAGCCTGAAATGGGCGATTTGGAAGTTGGTGCATGGCGTCCTGCCGCTGCTCAACGATGGCGGACGGATGCTCGTTTGCACCTGCACCTACCACATGGACTGGACGACGCTGATGGAAGCGGTGCGATTGGCGGCGTCCGACCGTCGCGTGCCGTTGCGGGTGCTGATGCAGACGACTCAGTCCCTTGACCATCCCGTCCGCCTGCACCTCCCTGAAAGCCAATATCTGCGCTGCCTCCTGCTGCAGCGGGATTGA
- a CDS encoding putative oxidoreductase — protein sequence METEIGIGRKARRAYSLDEIALVPAPIAVDPDEVDVSLSVGNLTLDIPILASAMDAAVDTRIAIEMSRLGGLAILNLEGLHVRYDDPAPVIERIITAPKEDAVRVLQEAYQAPIQTALIRQRVQEVKRAGARLGVAATPAKAMELLPIALEEGADVAVIQSTVTTVRFLSTRKPALPWDRLRQAITAPLIVGNCVSYEAAWELMEVGADAVLVGVGPGAACTTRQVVGVGVPQATAIADVAAARDEFYRRTGKYVAVIADGGMRTGADICKAIACGADGVMVGSPIASASEAPGRGYHWGMATPHPGLPRGTRIYVGQVAPLKVLLTGPAVKDDGTQNLVGALKSGMGMCGARTIKEMHRCHIVIAPTIGTEGKRLQREQGVGQGR from the coding sequence TTGGAGACAGAGATCGGCATCGGACGCAAAGCCCGACGGGCTTACAGTTTGGATGAGATCGCATTAGTGCCCGCCCCCATCGCCGTTGACCCAGACGAAGTGGATGTCTCGTTGTCCGTCGGCAATTTGACCCTTGACATCCCGATTTTGGCGTCGGCGATGGACGCAGCAGTGGACACGCGCATCGCCATTGAGATGTCGCGGTTGGGCGGGTTGGCGATCTTGAACTTGGAAGGGTTGCATGTCCGCTACGATGACCCAGCACCCGTCATTGAGCGTATCATCACCGCCCCAAAAGAAGACGCGGTGCGGGTGTTGCAAGAGGCTTATCAAGCGCCCATTCAGACCGCACTCATCCGTCAACGGGTGCAGGAAGTGAAGCGCGCTGGGGCGCGGTTGGGCGTGGCAGCGACACCGGCGAAAGCGATGGAGTTGCTGCCTATTGCCTTGGAAGAAGGCGCCGATGTCGCTGTCATTCAATCCACCGTCACGACCGTGCGATTTTTGTCCACGCGCAAACCGGCGTTGCCGTGGGACCGCCTCCGCCAAGCGATCACCGCTCCCCTGATCGTCGGCAACTGTGTCAGTTACGAAGCGGCGTGGGAGTTGATGGAGGTCGGCGCCGATGCGGTGTTGGTGGGCGTTGGTCCTGGCGCGGCATGCACGACGCGGCAAGTCGTTGGCGTCGGTGTCCCGCAGGCGACAGCCATCGCTGATGTCGCCGCCGCGCGCGACGAGTTCTACCGGCGGACGGGCAAATATGTGGCGGTTATTGCCGACGGTGGAATGCGCACGGGGGCGGACATTTGCAAGGCGATTGCGTGCGGGGCGGACGGCGTGATGGTCGGGTCGCCTATCGCTTCGGCATCGGAAGCGCCAGGGCGCGGTTACCACTGGGGCATGGCGACGCCCCATCCGGGCTTGCCGCGTGGGACGCGCATTTATGTCGGACAAGTTGCCCCCCTCAAAGTGCTGCTTACAGGTCCCGCCGTGAAAGATGACGGGACGCAGAATTTAGTCGGAGCGCTGAAGAGCGGGATGGGCATGTGCGGCGCCCGCACCATCAAGGAAATGCACCGCTGCCACATCGTCATCGCCCCGACGATTGGGACGGAAGGCAAACGGTTGCAGCGTGAACAGGGGGTCGGGCAAGGACGGTGA